A stretch of Drosophila gunungcola strain Sukarami chromosome 3L unlocalized genomic scaffold, Dgunungcola_SK_2 000002F, whole genome shotgun sequence DNA encodes these proteins:
- the LOC128257594 gene encoding leucine-rich repeat and immunoglobulin-like domain containing-NOGO receptor-interacting protein 4, which translates to MMIAFVGIWCILASIGVEPAAGLANCPPGCQCDDNTLVVQCGEGQLDVLPIALNPSIQRLVIKSNKIKTIDSSIQFYAELTFLDLSSNHLMTIPQRTFAYQKKLQEVHLNHNKIGQISNKTLIGLSAVTVLNLRGNQISELHQGTFSPLLKLEELNLGENRIGFLDPKAFDGLSQLRILYLDDNALTTVPDPVIFQAMPSLAELFLGMNTLQTIQAGAFQDLKGLTRLELKGASLRNVSHDSFLGLQELRILDLSDNRLERIPSVGLSQLVRLEQLSLGQNDFEVISEGSFTGLKQLKRLEVNGALKLKRVMTGAFGGNGNLEYLNLSSNKMLVEVQEGALSGLPHLRHVVLKANALTSLAEGLFPWKDLLTLDLSENPLSCDCRVMWLHNLLVAKNASQDDVSEILCEFPERLRGESLRHLNPALMGCTHADPRKQALIGALLVGSAATITALALVLYRCRHKIRETIKGGLWGNSALGRKEREYQKTFCDEDYMSRHQHHPCSLGIHSTFPNTYTAPHHPGVNHHYGMCPMPVNDLGAVDPQQKFQQLAVPTATMISEKKLNNNKALVAQGAIDDSASFVLHMKSATMGRDVHQQNPQLNHYTKPQFLAATATVGDSCYSYADVPMVHGAPLGATNQPQLRLTQEHFKQREMYEQEMGSEILDHNYIYSNTHYSMPLEQMGRSKTPTPPPMPPALPLRNGLCATTGRRSFQQKSASQKQQQQQNNNTLRQFTH; encoded by the coding sequence ATGATGATCGCGTTCGTGGGCATCTGGTGCATTTTGGCCAGCATTGGAGTGGAGCCTGCGGCTGGATTGGCCAATTGCCCGCCCGGCTGCCAGTGCGATGATAATACCCTGGTGGTTCAGTGCGGCGAGGGCCAGCTGGACGTGCTGCCCATCGCCCTCAATCCCTCCATCCAGCGACTGGTGATCAAGAGCAACAAGATCAAGACCATCGACTCGTCCATCCAGTTCTATGCGGAGCTGACCTTCCTCGATTTGTCTTCGAATCACCTGATGACCATTCCGCAGCGCACCTTCGCCTACCAGAAGAAGTTGCAGGAGGTGCATCTGAACCACAACAAGATCGGCCAGATCAGCAACAAGACGTTGATTGGTCTGTCGGCAGTGACTGTCCTGAATCTGCGTGGTAACCAAATCTCTGAGTTGCACCAGGGCACTTTTAGTCCGCTGCTGAAGCTCGAGGAGCTGAATCTGGGCGAGAACCGCATTGGTTTCCTGGATCCCAAGGCCTTCGATGGTCTCTCCCAGCTGCGCATCCTGTATCTGGACGACAATGCCTTGACTACCGTTCCCGATCCAGTGATCTTCCAAGCCATGCCCAGTCTGGCCGAGCTTTTCCTGGGCATGAACACTCTGCAAACCATTCAGGCTGGTGCTTTCCAGGACCTCAAGGGTCTTACTCGTCTGGAATTGAAGGGGGCCAGTCTGCGCAACGTTTCGCACGACAGCTTCTTGGGTCTGCAGGAGCTACGCATCCTGGACCTTTCCGACAATCGCCTGGAACGCATTCCCTCCGTGGGcctcagccagttggttcgccTGGAGCAGCTCTCCCTGGGACAGAACGACTTTGAGGTGATCAGCGAGGGCTCCTTCACGGGCCTGAAGCAACTGAAGCGTCTGGAGGTGAATGGTGCGCTCAAACTGAAGCGTGTGATGACCGGAGCCTTTGGCGGCAATGGCAACCTGGAGTATTTGAATCTCTCGTCCAACAAAATGCTTGTGGAGGTGCAGGAAGGTGCCCTCAGTGGACTGCCCCATTTGAGGCATGTGGTGTTGAAGGCCAATGCTTTGACCTCACTGGCCGAAGGACTCTTCCCCTGGAAGGATCTCCTAACTCTGGACCTCTCCGAGAATCCTCTATCCTGCGACTGCCGCGTGATGTGGCTGCACAATCTGCTGGTGGCCAAGAATGCCAGTCAGGATGATGTGTCCGAGATATTGTGCGAATTTCCCGAACGTCTGCGTGGCGAATCCCTGCGTCACTTGAACCCCGCCCTGATGGGCTGCACTCATGCCGATCCTCGCAAGCAGGCGCTGATCGGAGCTCTCCTGGTGGGATCTGCGGCCACAATTACCGCCCTTGCTTTGGTTCTGTACCGCTGCCGCCACAAGATCCGCGAGACCATCAAGGGCGGTCTGTGGGGCAACTCGGCGCTGGGCCGCAAGGAGCGGGAGTACCAGAAGACCTTCTGCGACGAGGACTACATGTCGCGCCACCAGCACCATCCCTGCTCCCTGGGCATCCACTCCACCTTCCCCAATACCTACACGGCCCCACATCACCCCGGTGTGAACCATCACTATGGTATGTGCCCGATGCCAGTGAATGATCTGGGTGCAGTTGATCCCCAGCAGAAGTTCCAGCAGTTGGCAGTGCCCACGGCCACAATGATCAGTGAAAAGAAGCTGAACAACAACAAGGCGTTGGTGGCACAGGGAGCCATCGATGACAGTGCCTCCTTTGTGCTGCACATGAAGTCGGCCACCATGGGGCGGGATGTCCATCAGCAGAATCCGCAGCTCAACCACTACACCAAGCCGCAGTTCCTGGCGGCCACGGCGACAGTGGGTGACTCCTGCTACTCGTATGCGGATGTGCCCATGGTGCACGGTGCTCCGTTGGGCGCCACAAATCAGCCTCAGTTGCGCCTCACCCAGGAGCACTTCAAGCAGCGCGAGATGTACGAGCAGGAGATGGGCAGCGAGATCCTGGACCATAACTACATCTACAGCAACACTCACTACTCGATGCCGCTGGAGCAAATGGGTCGCAGCAAGACGCCCACGCCGCCACCAATGCCTCCAGCATTGCCCCTGCGGAATGGACTGTGTGCCACCACAGGCCGCAGGTCCTTTCAGCAGAAGTCCGCCtcgcagaagcagcagcagcagcagaataACAACACCCTGCGTCAGTTCACGCACTGA